From a single Sparus aurata chromosome 13, fSpaAur1.1, whole genome shotgun sequence genomic region:
- the mepcea gene encoding 7SK snRNA methylphosphate capping enzyme isoform X2 — MSVDEDTVKTGSPQACSTSSLQLSECTGGYSTISMMVEGTAATPDFAAACPVPGTTASPKHTSTTDTLTHSDDGGQRARGNENNINRRNSFHHSKQQQQTKLSKRRNTASFSFKHPTSGKRRRRANSESDSVLPTNFLLGGNIFDPLNLNSLLDEEVNKALNAETPKSSPLPAKSRDPVEILIPRDITDPLNLNSGIADSSFLVSPFKSGGRKRHRNRHHGGGGGGGVGGGTGSGISTAQINLSESGKSEVKTGTSAPLPGMLASCSALDVSKESNSFSSVTDNSHEHTADNSSSFKEEMPSVSMEDSTSSASGAPNQHTSRRKRRRNSGKVEPPVTHSTPIGKSGSGDRSCGGQRNSQSFHTPRSGPIMRPGGRQHQQTHNQAKEQQRKKFQYGNYNKYYGYRNPGCSEDPRVRVLRSEWFEGKDVLDLGCNSGHLTLYIAKMLRPARILGLDIDSGLVHAARKNIRHYLSELQTQEARRAMQSTKQEERNGSESRTGTDEKQNVAESCDENGKPVKGEGGPVEAINDNDSHHTRETATQRQDGKTEEMVQQDCDSPPADHSGSCSFPVSLRISRGPIAAPPLTEASTTRPGEFPSNVSFIKANYVLENDNLLLTQRPEYDVIMCLSVSKWVHLNWGDSGLKRLFKRVYRHLRPGGMFILEPQPWESYVRRKKLTDNICRNYHSIRLKPDQFSSYLTTEVGFTSFEYLGAPKCSIRGFQRPIYLFHK, encoded by the exons ATGTCTGTTGATGAGGATACTGTAAAAACTGGCAGTCCACAGGCCTGCTCAACATCATCGCTGCAGCTGTCGGAGTGCACTGGAGGTTACAGCACTATATCAATGATGGTGGAAGGTACCGCCGCCACCCCTGATTTTGCAGCGGCTTGTCCTGTCCCGGGCACGACGGCGTCGCCAAAACACACCAGCACAACTGACACACTCACCCACTCGGATGACGGTGGACAGAGAGCCAGAGGGAACGAGAATAACATCAATCGCAGGAACAGCTTTCATCATtccaaacagcagcaacagacgAAGCTATCAAAGCGCCGCAACACAGCTAGCTTTAGTTTCAAGCATCCAACATCTGGCAAGAGGAGACGAAGGGCGAACTCTGAGAGTGACTCTGTCCTGCCGACCAACTTCCTACTGGGTGGGAACATTTTTGACCCCCTAAATCTCAACAGCCTGCTGGATGAGGAGGTCAACAAGGCACTGAATGCAGAGACACCCAAATCCTCCCCTCTGCCTGCAAAGAGTCGAGACCCCGTGGAGATCCTCATCCCCAGAGACATCACAGATCCCCTGAACCTGAACAGCGGCATAGCAGACAGCAGCTTTTTGGTGTCCCCCTTCAAGAGTGGTGGCAGGAAGAGACACCGCAACAGACaccatggaggaggaggtggaggtggggttGGTGGGGGTACTGGTAGTGGGATTTCAACAGCACAGATCAACCTCTCAGAATCAGGAAAAAGTGAGGTTAAAACCGGCACCTCTGCACCGCTTCCAGGTATGTTAGCCTCATGCTCTGCACTAGATGTCTCCAAAGAGTCCAACAGTTTCTCCAGTGTCACAGATAATTCCCATGAGCACACAGCTGACAATTCATCCAGCTTCAAGGAGGAGATGCCATCTGTATCTATGGAGGATTCCACTTCCTCCGCATCAGGGGCACCAAACCAGCACACAAGTAGACGCAAGCGTAGGCGCAACTCTGGCAAAGTAGAGCCTCCTGTGACCCATTCTACGCCAATTGGAAAGTCAGGATCTGGAGACAGGAGTTGTGGGGGGCAGAGAAATTCACAGTCCTTTCACACACCAAGGAGTGGGCCCATAATGAGGCCAGGAGGTCGCCAACACCAGCAGACCCACAACCAGGCAAAGGAGCAACAGAGGAAGAAGTTCCAGTATGGAAACTACAATAAGTATTACGGCTACCGCAACCCAGGCTGCAGTGAAGACCCAAGGGTGCGTGTGCTTCGTTCAGAATGGTTTGAAGGTAAAGACGTTCTAGATTTGGGGTGCAACTCAGGCCACCTTACACTCTATATTGCTAAAATGCTTAGACCCGCCCGCATATTGGGCCTGGATATCGACAGCGGTCTGGTACACGCGGCCCGTAAGAACATCAGACACTATCTGTCTGAACTGCAGACCCAAGAGGCCAGGCGTGCAATGCAGAGCACcaaacaggaggagaggaatggAAGCGAGAGTCGCACAGGCACAGACGAGAAGCAAAATGTAGCTGAGAGCTGTGATGAAAACGGGAAGCCAGTGAAAGGAGAAGGTGGCCCTGTGGAGGCTATAAATGACAATGACTCCCATCACACACGTGAGACAGCCACCCAGAGGCAAGATGGCAAAACTGAGGAAATGGTCCAGCAAGATTGTGATTCACCCCCCGCTGATCACTCTGGAAGCTGCTCCTTTCCTGTGTCCCTACGGATCTCCCGGGGTCCCATCGCTGCTCCCCCACTAACAGAAGCGTCCACCACACGGCCTGGGGAGTTCCCCTCTAACGTGTCCTTCATCAAG GCCAATTACGTACTGGAGAACGATAATCTTCTTTTGACTCAGCGGCCAGAGTACGACGTGATCATGTGCCTGAGCGTTTCCAAATGGGTTCACCTGAACTGGGGGGACAGTGGCCTCAAGCGGCTCTTCAAGAGAGTCTACAGACATCTCCGTCCTGGAGGCATGTTCATCCTGGAGCCACAGCCCTGGGAGTCCTAcgtgaggaggaagaagcttACG GATAATATTTGCAGGAATTATCACAGCATCCGCCTCAAACCTGACCAGTTCTCATCATACCTTACAACGGAGGTGGGCTTCACCAGTTTTGAGTACCTTGGGGCCCCCAAGTGTTCAATAAGAG GTTTTCAGAGGCCAATCTACTTATTTCACAAATGA
- the mepcea gene encoding 7SK snRNA methylphosphate capping enzyme isoform X1, with the protein MVTTLVDCGRIGGHLVDCSTFVKRDSRAFCGVQAAAYRDPEVFPCLHQLRKPKEMSVDEDTVKTGSPQACSTSSLQLSECTGGYSTISMMVEGTAATPDFAAACPVPGTTASPKHTSTTDTLTHSDDGGQRARGNENNINRRNSFHHSKQQQQTKLSKRRNTASFSFKHPTSGKRRRRANSESDSVLPTNFLLGGNIFDPLNLNSLLDEEVNKALNAETPKSSPLPAKSRDPVEILIPRDITDPLNLNSGIADSSFLVSPFKSGGRKRHRNRHHGGGGGGGVGGGTGSGISTAQINLSESGKSEVKTGTSAPLPGMLASCSALDVSKESNSFSSVTDNSHEHTADNSSSFKEEMPSVSMEDSTSSASGAPNQHTSRRKRRRNSGKVEPPVTHSTPIGKSGSGDRSCGGQRNSQSFHTPRSGPIMRPGGRQHQQTHNQAKEQQRKKFQYGNYNKYYGYRNPGCSEDPRVRVLRSEWFEGKDVLDLGCNSGHLTLYIAKMLRPARILGLDIDSGLVHAARKNIRHYLSELQTQEARRAMQSTKQEERNGSESRTGTDEKQNVAESCDENGKPVKGEGGPVEAINDNDSHHTRETATQRQDGKTEEMVQQDCDSPPADHSGSCSFPVSLRISRGPIAAPPLTEASTTRPGEFPSNVSFIKANYVLENDNLLLTQRPEYDVIMCLSVSKWVHLNWGDSGLKRLFKRVYRHLRPGGMFILEPQPWESYVRRKKLTDNICRNYHSIRLKPDQFSSYLTTEVGFTSFEYLGAPKCSIRGFQRPIYLFHK; encoded by the exons ATGGTGACTACTCTTGTTGACTGTGGGCGAATAGGTGGCCATCTGGTAGACTGTAGCACTTTCGTTAAACGTGACTCACGGGCTTTCTGTGGGGTCCAGGCGGCAGCGTATCGAG ATCCAGAAGTATTTCCATGTCTACATCAGCTCCGGAAACCAAAAGAGATGTCTGTTGATGAGGATACTGTAAAAACTGGCAGTCCACAGGCCTGCTCAACATCATCGCTGCAGCTGTCGGAGTGCACTGGAGGTTACAGCACTATATCAATGATGGTGGAAGGTACCGCCGCCACCCCTGATTTTGCAGCGGCTTGTCCTGTCCCGGGCACGACGGCGTCGCCAAAACACACCAGCACAACTGACACACTCACCCACTCGGATGACGGTGGACAGAGAGCCAGAGGGAACGAGAATAACATCAATCGCAGGAACAGCTTTCATCATtccaaacagcagcaacagacgAAGCTATCAAAGCGCCGCAACACAGCTAGCTTTAGTTTCAAGCATCCAACATCTGGCAAGAGGAGACGAAGGGCGAACTCTGAGAGTGACTCTGTCCTGCCGACCAACTTCCTACTGGGTGGGAACATTTTTGACCCCCTAAATCTCAACAGCCTGCTGGATGAGGAGGTCAACAAGGCACTGAATGCAGAGACACCCAAATCCTCCCCTCTGCCTGCAAAGAGTCGAGACCCCGTGGAGATCCTCATCCCCAGAGACATCACAGATCCCCTGAACCTGAACAGCGGCATAGCAGACAGCAGCTTTTTGGTGTCCCCCTTCAAGAGTGGTGGCAGGAAGAGACACCGCAACAGACaccatggaggaggaggtggaggtggggttGGTGGGGGTACTGGTAGTGGGATTTCAACAGCACAGATCAACCTCTCAGAATCAGGAAAAAGTGAGGTTAAAACCGGCACCTCTGCACCGCTTCCAGGTATGTTAGCCTCATGCTCTGCACTAGATGTCTCCAAAGAGTCCAACAGTTTCTCCAGTGTCACAGATAATTCCCATGAGCACACAGCTGACAATTCATCCAGCTTCAAGGAGGAGATGCCATCTGTATCTATGGAGGATTCCACTTCCTCCGCATCAGGGGCACCAAACCAGCACACAAGTAGACGCAAGCGTAGGCGCAACTCTGGCAAAGTAGAGCCTCCTGTGACCCATTCTACGCCAATTGGAAAGTCAGGATCTGGAGACAGGAGTTGTGGGGGGCAGAGAAATTCACAGTCCTTTCACACACCAAGGAGTGGGCCCATAATGAGGCCAGGAGGTCGCCAACACCAGCAGACCCACAACCAGGCAAAGGAGCAACAGAGGAAGAAGTTCCAGTATGGAAACTACAATAAGTATTACGGCTACCGCAACCCAGGCTGCAGTGAAGACCCAAGGGTGCGTGTGCTTCGTTCAGAATGGTTTGAAGGTAAAGACGTTCTAGATTTGGGGTGCAACTCAGGCCACCTTACACTCTATATTGCTAAAATGCTTAGACCCGCCCGCATATTGGGCCTGGATATCGACAGCGGTCTGGTACACGCGGCCCGTAAGAACATCAGACACTATCTGTCTGAACTGCAGACCCAAGAGGCCAGGCGTGCAATGCAGAGCACcaaacaggaggagaggaatggAAGCGAGAGTCGCACAGGCACAGACGAGAAGCAAAATGTAGCTGAGAGCTGTGATGAAAACGGGAAGCCAGTGAAAGGAGAAGGTGGCCCTGTGGAGGCTATAAATGACAATGACTCCCATCACACACGTGAGACAGCCACCCAGAGGCAAGATGGCAAAACTGAGGAAATGGTCCAGCAAGATTGTGATTCACCCCCCGCTGATCACTCTGGAAGCTGCTCCTTTCCTGTGTCCCTACGGATCTCCCGGGGTCCCATCGCTGCTCCCCCACTAACAGAAGCGTCCACCACACGGCCTGGGGAGTTCCCCTCTAACGTGTCCTTCATCAAG GCCAATTACGTACTGGAGAACGATAATCTTCTTTTGACTCAGCGGCCAGAGTACGACGTGATCATGTGCCTGAGCGTTTCCAAATGGGTTCACCTGAACTGGGGGGACAGTGGCCTCAAGCGGCTCTTCAAGAGAGTCTACAGACATCTCCGTCCTGGAGGCATGTTCATCCTGGAGCCACAGCCCTGGGAGTCCTAcgtgaggaggaagaagcttACG GATAATATTTGCAGGAATTATCACAGCATCCGCCTCAAACCTGACCAGTTCTCATCATACCTTACAACGGAGGTGGGCTTCACCAGTTTTGAGTACCTTGGGGCCCCCAAGTGTTCAATAAGAG GTTTTCAGAGGCCAATCTACTTATTTCACAAATGA
- the spag7 gene encoding sperm-associated antigen 7 homolog, with the protein MADLLGSILNSMEKPPTVGDQESRRKAREQAARLKKMEEDEKKKKAAFRKKMEKEVSDFIQDSAQQKRKYNPMGKIERSILHDVAEVAGLTSFSFGEDEESRYVMLFKKEFAPSDEELEAYRKGEEWDPKVAEQRRRLKEQAALEELASSQTKKPEACPNSNYRDKYSHLIGTSAAKDAAHTLEANRAYGCVPVANKRDTRSIEEAMNEIRAKKRLKQEDDSGAHSSSS; encoded by the exons ATGGCGGACCTCCTAGGTTCAATCTTAAACTCGATGGAGAAGCCTCCGACAGTCGGCGACCAGGAGAGCCGACGAAAGGCTCGAG agcaaGCAGCGAGGCTcaagaagatggaggaggacgagaaaaaaaagaaggcggCGTTCAGGAAAAAG ATGGAGAAAGAGGTGTCGGATTTCATTCAGGACAGCGCGCAACAGAAACGAAAGTACAACCCCATGGGGAAGATTGAGAGGAGTATATT GCATGATGTTGCAGAAGTGGCCGGCCTGACATCTTTTTCTTTCGGGGAAGACGAGGAGAGCCGCTACGTCATGCTATTCAAGAAG GAGTTTGCGCCGTCGGACGAGGAGCTGGAAGCCTATCGCAAAGGAGAGGAGTGGGATCCCAAGGTGGCGGAGCAACGGCGCAGGCTAAAA GAACAGGCTGCGTTGGAAGAATTAGCATCCAGCCAGACGAAGAAGCCAGAGGCATGTCCCAACTCCAACTACAGAGACAAGTACAGCCACCTGATCGGGACCTCGGCTGCTAAAgatgcagcacacacactggAGGCCAACAGGGCCTATGGCTGTG tgCCGGTGGCCAACAAGAGGGACACTCGCTCCATAGAGGAAGCCATGAATGAAATCAGAGCGAAGAAGCGGCTGAAGCAGGAGGACGACTCAGgggcacacagcagcagctcttga
- the chrdl2 gene encoding chordin-like protein 2, protein MRSTFLLWFIIWVADAELKHRKGSGLLCTFKDKTYNPGDSWHPYLEPFGLMFCMRCVCTETGHVKCNTIKCPALPCENPVAEPQQCCPRCTDEPRIPAGLRASVKSCRYNGTIYQPGETFNKHDLFPSKQSNQCVMCTCSDGNIFCALKTCQPITCSSPVSVSDTCCLVCKDHSTSGSSSTEDGNQQLNRGVRHSVDQCSGEQGRARSDRATPPRVRTSPRGLSLSKLNLKGASETTVKILLQRKHQRACLYNGKTYSHGDMWHPVLGKVLECILCTCTDGLQDCKRITCPSQYPCQHPLKPVGKCCKTCPESKAESNQTQCYLGYKNSLLVYKVDSSLKVDPPNTVRIIAIERQSTAEVEVQVWKAVEGVLQLMEIGDIQRKGIMDHPENYTLLTTLDEETWQKFKEEGENLSKSSQTTICEDGIREMVTFLNPKQIEDVCSP, encoded by the exons atgaggtcCACGTTTTTGCTCTGGTTCATCATTTGGGTCGCAGATGCGGAGCTAAAACACCGGAAAG GCTCCGGGCTGCTGTGTACTTTCAAAGACAAGACGTACAACCCGGGAGACAGCTGGCATCCCTATCTGGAGCCGTTCGGACTCATGTTCTGCATGCGCTGCGTCTGCACAGAG actggCCATGTGAAGTGCAACACAATCAAGTGTCCTGCTCTGCCGTGTGAAAACCCTGTGGCCGAGCCTCAGCAGTGCTGTCCAAGATGCACAG ATGAGCCCAGGATCCCCGCAGGGCTGAGGGCTTCAGTGAAATCCTGCAGGTATAATGGTACTATCTATCAGCCGGGGGAGACCTTCAACAAGCACGACCTCTTCCCCTCCAAGCAAAGCAACCAGTGTGTAATGTGCACATGCTCT gatGGAAACATCTTCTGCGCTCTGAAAACATGCCAGCCAATCACCTGTTCCTCGCCAGTCTCCGTTTCAGATACCTGCTGTTTGGTGTGTAAAG ATCACAGCACCAGTGGGTCTTCATCGACTGAGGATGGAAACCAGCAGCTGAACAGAGGCGTG AGGCATTCAGTGGACCAGTGTTCTGGAGAGCAGGGCAGGGCGCGGTCCGACCGTGCCACTCCACCCAGGGTCAGGACTTCTCCCAGAGGCCTGAGCCTCAGTAAACTCAACCTCAAAGGGGCTTCGGAGACCACCGTGAAGATTCTGCTGCAGCGGAAACACCAACGAG CGTGTTTATACAATGGCAAGACGTACTCTCATGGAGACATGTGGCACCCAGTTTTGGGGAAGGTCCTGGAATGCATCCTGTGCACTTGCACCGACGGCCTGCAGGACTGCAAACGCATCACGTGCCCCAGCCAGTACCCGTGCCAGCATCCTCTGAAGCCAGTGGGGAAGTGCTGCAAGACTTGTCCAG aaAGTAAAGCTGAAAGTAACCAGACCCAGTGTTATCTGGGATATAAAAACAGCCTCTTGGTGTACAAAGTGGATTCGTCTTTGAAGGTCGACCCACCCAACACAGTGCGGATCATCGCTATTGAGAGACAAAGCACGGCTGAGGTTGAAGTGCAAGTGTGGAAGGCTGTTGAAG gTGTTTTACAGTTGATGGAAATCGGTGACATTCAAAGAAAAGGCATAATGGATCATCCAGAGAATTACACGTTACTCACAACGCTCGATGAAG